The Terriglobus tenax genome contains a region encoding:
- a CDS encoding acyltransferase family protein, producing the protein MKNRPATTGAERILSLDVFRGLTMAFMVLVGNPGSNDIYSQLDHAPWHGWTITDLVFPTFLWIVGFSVQLSFTRQAEKGRAWSSMMVPMAKRCLLLFVLGTGIYAISDWRLETFRIMGVLQRIALCSLGVSLLFPLPARKQLAVLAGILTTYALVLKLVPAPGYLPGDLSVEGNLAHFIDRIILGRHNYSGTVTWDPEGILSTLPALATTLFGMLAARLLQCKGAAALRLMPANGVVLFTAGLLMDTWQPINKKLWTTAFCLLCAGVDFLIFSLLYWLMDRHRLRRGLTLPLAFGQNALAIYLLSECTGAILYRIRLASGLSWHDAIFQALFAGKTTPRTDSLLFAVSFLAIVTGFALLAYRKRWILKL; encoded by the coding sequence ATGAAGAACAGACCGGCTACGACGGGCGCTGAGCGCATTCTTTCACTGGATGTCTTCCGGGGACTCACCATGGCCTTTATGGTCCTGGTGGGTAACCCCGGCAGCAACGACATCTATTCACAGCTTGACCATGCCCCGTGGCACGGCTGGACAATCACCGACCTTGTCTTCCCCACCTTCCTATGGATCGTAGGGTTTTCTGTACAGCTTTCTTTTACCCGGCAAGCAGAAAAGGGCCGCGCATGGTCTTCCATGATGGTGCCCATGGCCAAGCGTTGCCTGCTGCTCTTCGTGCTTGGAACTGGCATCTATGCCATCTCTGACTGGCGCCTCGAGACCTTCCGCATCATGGGCGTGCTGCAGCGCATCGCCCTCTGCTCACTCGGTGTCAGTCTGCTTTTCCCTTTGCCGGCTCGCAAACAGCTTGCTGTACTGGCAGGCATTCTGACGACGTACGCCCTTGTATTGAAGCTGGTCCCCGCGCCTGGATACCTGCCGGGAGATTTGAGCGTCGAGGGAAACCTCGCACACTTCATTGACCGTATCATTCTTGGCCGGCATAACTACTCCGGCACAGTAACCTGGGACCCCGAAGGAATTCTTAGTACACTTCCTGCGCTGGCGACAACACTGTTCGGCATGCTGGCCGCACGCCTGCTGCAATGTAAAGGGGCTGCAGCCCTAAGGTTGATGCCTGCTAACGGCGTAGTCCTGTTCACGGCTGGCCTGCTGATGGATACCTGGCAACCGATTAATAAGAAGCTCTGGACGACAGCCTTCTGCCTGCTTTGCGCAGGAGTCGACTTCCTGATCTTCTCATTGCTTTACTGGCTCATGGATCGGCACCGGCTCCGCCGCGGGCTCACCCTTCCCTTGGCCTTCGGACAGAATGCGCTCGCGATTTACCTGCTGTCAGAATGTACAGGCGCCATTCTTTATCGCATTCGTCTTGCAAGCGGCTTGTCCTGGCATGACGCTATCTTTCAGGCGTTGTTTGCTGGAAAGACAACACCACGCACGGACTCACTTCTATTCGCTGTCTCATTCCTCGCCATTGTCACCGGGTTTGCACTGCTGGCTTATCGCAAACGCTGGATTCTTAAGTTGTAA
- a CDS encoding MFS transporter: MEKGSRIFRGWWVVMAAAVTYGIAQGIPYYNVSFFYDYFQRSFGWSRSQITLGFPLAALLTIWVGPVLVPRFSQRKLILFGTVATAASLAGFAWMNGSLALYFFLWALYTIGYLTSGPIPHQLIVSHWFGKRRGTAMGILYLGVGVVGSLGSYLVKPLTEAHGYRYALMVLAAIMFAGWPLVLLVLRDKPSDCGLTMDGEPESKRQKLSEALTVNGLLGRLTFWLLLIGSICSIASVGAISQHMKFIFLDAGFAKGTQLDAAWRTTSILILVSSTVGRLLVGLLADWFSTKLVMIGSYALTAATVIPLLMLQPPHVPYFFAVLFGIAMGADYMLIPLMVAEEFGISTLARAMSIILPLNTIAQTWFPYLIALLREHSRSYTPALVCVVLVAAVGALAIVALPKRSQVTT, encoded by the coding sequence GTGGAGAAGGGAAGTCGCATCTTTCGTGGTTGGTGGGTCGTCATGGCCGCTGCGGTCACATACGGCATCGCCCAGGGCATTCCTTATTACAACGTCAGTTTCTTCTACGACTACTTCCAGCGCTCCTTTGGCTGGAGCCGTTCGCAGATCACGCTGGGCTTTCCGCTTGCGGCGCTGCTGACCATCTGGGTTGGTCCGGTGCTGGTGCCGCGCTTCAGTCAGCGCAAGCTGATTCTGTTCGGTACAGTTGCAACGGCTGCATCGCTTGCCGGCTTCGCCTGGATGAACGGATCGCTCGCTCTCTATTTCTTTCTGTGGGCGCTGTACACGATTGGCTACCTCACCTCAGGTCCTATCCCACACCAACTGATTGTCTCGCACTGGTTTGGCAAGCGCCGTGGTACCGCGATGGGCATCCTGTACCTGGGAGTGGGTGTGGTTGGCTCGCTTGGGAGTTACCTGGTCAAGCCGCTGACGGAAGCTCATGGCTACCGTTACGCACTGATGGTGCTGGCTGCCATCATGTTTGCGGGCTGGCCGTTGGTGCTGCTGGTGCTACGCGACAAACCAAGCGACTGCGGTCTGACGATGGATGGCGAGCCAGAAAGCAAGAGGCAGAAGCTCTCTGAAGCGCTTACCGTCAATGGTCTGCTGGGACGCCTTACCTTCTGGCTTCTGCTGATTGGAAGCATCTGCTCCATCGCGTCCGTCGGCGCCATCAGTCAGCATATGAAGTTCATCTTCCTGGATGCTGGCTTTGCCAAAGGAACGCAGCTTGATGCAGCCTGGCGTACAACGTCGATCCTGATTCTTGTTTCGAGCACGGTAGGCCGTCTGTTAGTTGGCCTGTTGGCGGACTGGTTTTCCACCAAGCTTGTGATGATCGGCAGCTACGCGCTTACTGCGGCCACAGTGATTCCATTGCTGATGCTGCAGCCTCCCCATGTACCGTACTTCTTTGCTGTTCTGTTCGGCATTGCGATGGGAGCGGATTACATGCTGATTCCGCTGATGGTGGCCGAAGAATTCGGTATCTCCACGCTGGCTCGCGCCATGTCTATCATTCTGCCTCTGAATACGATCGCTCAGACCTGGTTCCCATACCTGATCGCGTTGCTGCGGGAGCATTCACGCAGCTATACACCGGCGCTTGTCTGCGTGGTGCTGGTTGCTGCCGTTGGAGCATTGGCCATCGTGGCGTTACCGAAGCGGTCGCAGGTTACAACTTAA
- a CDS encoding SGNH/GDSL hydrolase family protein, translating to MTQPTTGEISEIQRKSLQDLANDIPQLQKYREANRALGAPERSKPRIVFFGDSLTEGWGMTQRNGSHFFPDKSNYINRGISGQTTLQMLVRFRQDVLDLHPAVVLILAGTNDLAGNMGPSSLQMITDNLQSMVELSLANHIQPVICSVLPAKAFRWRPDIQPAESIRTLNQWLKSYATSKKLVYVDYYSVLATPDGAMQDGMAWDGVHPLDAGYQRMKPLAEDAIAKALLQPSP from the coding sequence ATGACGCAGCCGACGACAGGCGAGATCTCTGAGATCCAGCGCAAGAGCCTGCAGGATCTTGCCAATGACATTCCGCAATTGCAGAAGTATCGTGAGGCGAATCGTGCACTGGGCGCGCCGGAGAGATCTAAGCCCCGCATCGTCTTCTTTGGGGATTCGCTGACCGAAGGCTGGGGGATGACACAGCGCAATGGCAGTCATTTTTTTCCGGATAAGTCCAATTACATCAACCGCGGCATATCCGGGCAGACGACGCTGCAGATGCTGGTGCGTTTCCGCCAGGACGTGCTGGACCTTCATCCTGCCGTGGTGCTGATACTGGCCGGGACTAATGACCTCGCGGGCAATATGGGGCCATCCTCCCTGCAGATGATTACGGACAATCTTCAGTCCATGGTGGAGCTGTCGCTGGCGAATCATATCCAGCCGGTGATCTGCAGCGTGCTTCCTGCAAAAGCATTCCGCTGGCGGCCTGATATTCAGCCCGCGGAGTCTATTCGTACGCTGAACCAGTGGCTGAAGAGCTACGCCACATCGAAGAAGCTTGTGTATGTGGACTACTACAGCGTTCTGGCGACGCCGGACGGCGCCATGCAGGATGGCATGGCATGGGACGGGGTTCATCCGTTGGACGCCGGCTATCAACGCATGAAGCCGCTTGCCGAAGATGCCATTGCAAAGGCCCTGCTGCAGCCTAGCCCGTAG
- a CDS encoding glucosidase family protein: MRIFAFTVCAIFASAIAAQQPVAPGKVVVPLRMVSPSIDEPGKPFSYASRSTDQISVMHATAGTEITPEGYLYSGYGELMFFLGIDRQPLSSRIRTLEEGYLPIVHYSQQHDGVEYHFTAFAASLGKEQDGTHVANFVRVTVSNPSSTSKRAFLTTAWRYQAEQTTPYQSGDNRFERPVEGKQPGDPQQQGAPFRADASYRTADDAYLQDGKAIYLFPADSSPLLRPYFREFYNLLDLGPVGIATTLTPSTPVATAQFTVNLKPGETRDLDFKMPLAPLAENSDELAILRASSFNERKQQVADFWKKLLDRGLVIETPERKVNDTFRTSLVNDLLSLNKVGNQYVQTINQLHYHGFYLRDSADFVRMYDTSSYPEIGRQVLDFFATKQRENGNFLSQEGQYDGWGEALWTYGEHYRMTHDKAFAAEVYPRILHAVQWLEGALQKEPLHIMPSTDVRDNEFVPGHLTGYNFLALNGLQSAQMFARELGHPDDEKRFHQLELNLRTAFMVQLRKASEAAGGKIPPSLDPGAGGTDWGNLLSVTPEEQLNPLDPMVTATLKDTQSRYQEGIMTYHQDGQGEYLHHYLTIKNTLTELVRGEDQQAISELYAVLLHTSSTNAGFEYSIRPWGDRDFSGNLAPHGWFAAEYRNLLRNMMVRERGNELHLLSAVSPEWIGEDKSIRVERAATYFGSVSFTLTGTGASSARLIYTVDATQKNRLKQVVAHLPWFLDGVTATVDDRPVTVTNRQLILPIGSHTVELRWQKRSIDATMSYEKIVDAYKQEYRRRYEEQTGYDGR, translated from the coding sequence ATGCGGATATTTGCATTCACCGTGTGTGCAATTTTTGCGTCAGCCATTGCCGCCCAGCAGCCTGTTGCTCCCGGTAAGGTAGTTGTGCCGTTGCGCATGGTCTCGCCTTCCATCGACGAACCCGGTAAGCCCTTCAGCTATGCGTCACGCTCAACGGACCAGATCTCCGTCATGCATGCAACAGCAGGGACCGAAATTACACCTGAAGGCTATCTCTACAGCGGCTACGGCGAACTGATGTTCTTCCTTGGCATTGATCGCCAGCCACTGTCGTCTCGCATCCGCACACTGGAAGAGGGCTATCTACCCATCGTGCATTACAGCCAGCAGCATGACGGCGTGGAATATCACTTCACGGCATTCGCCGCTTCGCTTGGCAAAGAACAGGATGGAACACATGTAGCCAACTTTGTTCGCGTGACGGTCAGCAATCCCTCATCAACATCGAAGCGCGCCTTCCTGACCACAGCATGGCGCTATCAGGCGGAGCAGACCACGCCGTATCAGTCCGGCGATAACCGCTTTGAGCGGCCCGTGGAAGGCAAGCAGCCCGGCGATCCGCAACAGCAAGGCGCCCCTTTCCGCGCCGATGCCAGCTATCGCACTGCAGACGACGCATACCTGCAGGACGGCAAGGCGATCTATCTGTTCCCTGCTGACTCCTCGCCCTTGTTGCGGCCATACTTCCGTGAGTTCTATAACCTGCTTGACCTGGGCCCGGTGGGCATCGCCACTACGCTGACTCCGTCAACGCCTGTGGCGACCGCGCAGTTCACCGTCAATCTGAAGCCCGGCGAAACCCGGGACCTCGACTTCAAGATGCCGCTTGCACCGCTGGCAGAGAACAGCGATGAGTTGGCCATTCTGAGGGCAAGCAGCTTCAATGAAAGAAAGCAACAGGTCGCGGACTTCTGGAAGAAGCTGCTGGATCGCGGCCTGGTGATTGAAACTCCGGAACGGAAGGTCAATGACACCTTCCGCACCAGCCTGGTGAACGACCTTCTCTCCCTGAACAAGGTTGGCAACCAGTATGTGCAGACCATCAATCAACTGCACTATCACGGCTTCTACCTGCGAGACTCGGCCGACTTTGTCCGCATGTATGACACATCCAGCTATCCCGAAATTGGACGTCAGGTTCTGGATTTCTTCGCGACCAAGCAGCGGGAGAACGGAAACTTCCTTTCCCAGGAGGGACAGTACGACGGATGGGGAGAAGCGTTATGGACCTATGGCGAGCACTATCGTATGACCCACGATAAAGCCTTCGCCGCGGAGGTCTACCCGCGTATTCTGCACGCTGTGCAGTGGCTGGAAGGCGCTCTCCAGAAAGAGCCGCTGCACATTATGCCGTCTACGGACGTCCGCGATAACGAGTTTGTCCCGGGACACCTGACCGGATACAACTTTCTGGCGCTGAACGGTCTGCAGTCCGCACAGATGTTTGCTCGTGAGCTAGGACATCCTGATGATGAGAAGCGTTTCCACCAACTGGAACTAAACCTGCGCACGGCCTTCATGGTTCAGCTCAGGAAGGCAAGCGAAGCTGCCGGAGGAAAGATCCCTCCCTCGCTTGATCCGGGAGCCGGCGGAACGGACTGGGGCAACCTGCTTTCGGTTACACCAGAGGAACAGCTGAATCCATTGGATCCGATGGTCACAGCGACGCTGAAGGACACGCAGTCGCGCTACCAGGAAGGGATCATGACCTATCACCAGGATGGGCAGGGCGAGTACCTTCACCACTACCTGACGATCAAAAACACGCTGACAGAGCTGGTGCGCGGCGAGGACCAGCAGGCGATCAGCGAACTCTATGCTGTGCTGCTGCACACAAGTTCCACAAACGCCGGCTTCGAGTATTCCATCCGGCCATGGGGTGACCGTGACTTCAGTGGCAATCTTGCTCCGCACGGCTGGTTCGCGGCGGAGTACCGTAACCTGCTGCGTAACATGATGGTGCGCGAGCGCGGCAATGAACTGCACCTGCTGTCTGCAGTATCCCCGGAGTGGATTGGCGAGGACAAATCCATCCGCGTGGAACGTGCCGCAACCTATTTCGGTTCCGTGAGCTTTACGCTGACTGGCACAGGCGCCAGCTCGGCAAGGCTGATCTATACCGTCGATGCAACGCAGAAGAACCGCCTCAAGCAGGTGGTGGCACATCTTCCCTGGTTCCTTGATGGAGTAACGGCCACCGTTGATGACAGACCTGTTACCGTGACGAATCGTCAGCTTATCTTGCCCATAGGTTCCCATACGGTAGAGCTGCGTTGGCAGAAGCGGTCAATAGACGCAACGATGAGCTATGAGAAAATCGTCGACGCTTATAAGCAGGAGTATCGCCGCCGTTATGAAGAACAGACCGGCTACGACGGGCGCTGA